The Octadecabacter arcticus 238 genome contains a region encoding:
- a CDS encoding NAD(P)H-dependent glycerol-3-phosphate dehydrogenase has protein sequence MKIAIAGAGAFGTGLSISLASNGQVTLWARDSDAALAMAASRENTARLPNHKIPGNVLITSDLEHIFAADTILLAIPAQKLGDWLEENARYLAGKRLIACCKGIDQASLRGPVAQIEAYVPDAIGAMLTGPSFATDIAKNLPTALTLACKNIDEGAYLQACLSTPTLRLYLSHDVIGAELGGALKNVIAIASGVCMGANFGESARAAIITRGLAEMQRIGRALGAEPETLTGLSGFGDLALTCTSDASRNYRFGLAIGAEKDFDPNTTIEGAATAISVTNLAKKHGLDLPICRVVADLSSGKIDPETALVTLLSRPLRKE, from the coding sequence ATGAAGATCGCAATCGCGGGGGCTGGCGCGTTCGGTACCGGGCTCTCGATTTCATTGGCTTCCAATGGGCAGGTAACTCTTTGGGCCCGCGATTCAGATGCGGCCTTGGCGATGGCAGCGTCGCGCGAAAATACCGCCCGTCTGCCTAACCATAAAATTCCGGGTAATGTTCTCATAACCTCTGATCTTGAACATATCTTCGCCGCCGACACGATCCTGCTGGCGATTCCAGCGCAAAAGCTTGGGGATTGGCTGGAAGAAAACGCCCGATATCTGGCAGGCAAACGGTTGATCGCCTGCTGTAAGGGCATCGATCAGGCCTCTTTGCGCGGCCCTGTCGCGCAAATTGAGGCATATGTGCCTGATGCGATCGGTGCGATGCTCACTGGGCCAAGTTTTGCCACTGACATCGCCAAAAATCTGCCCACAGCCTTAACGCTAGCCTGCAAAAACATCGACGAAGGTGCCTATCTACAGGCCTGTCTTTCGACCCCAACACTAAGGCTTTACCTTAGTCATGACGTTATCGGCGCTGAACTCGGCGGTGCTCTCAAGAATGTAATTGCGATTGCGTCTGGTGTTTGTATGGGCGCCAATTTTGGCGAAAGCGCACGTGCGGCTATAATCACACGAGGGTTGGCAGAAATGCAGCGCATTGGCCGCGCGCTTGGTGCCGAGCCTGAAACACTGACGGGGCTGTCCGGCTTTGGCGATTTGGCGCTGACCTGTACGTCGGATGCATCACGTAACTACCGCTTTGGGCTGGCCATCGGGGCCGAAAAGGATTTTGATCCGAACACCACGATTGAGGGTGCAGCTACCGCAATTTCGGTCACTAACCTTGCAAAAAAGCACGGTTTGGACCTCCCGATCTGCCGAGTTGTCGCTGATCTATCATCTGGTAAAATCGACCCGGAGACCGCACTGGTCACCCTTCTCTCCCGCCCTCTTCGAAAGGAATAA
- a CDS encoding DUF1761 family protein, protein MARVPRHRHRQLPRHIAQGIQSDLRGKPQVNSGAGVYMTLSKQWMEAARIKADANGRPEGDKMASYIMALVAMILVSGMMRHTFALSGIETFGQGLVSGFGIGLFFISP, encoded by the coding sequence ATGGCCAGAGTTCCGCGACACCGTCACCGACAACTTCCGCGTCATATCGCTCAAGGAATACAAAGTGATTTGAGGGGAAAACCTCAGGTCAATTCAGGCGCGGGAGTATACATGACATTGTCGAAGCAGTGGATGGAAGCTGCTCGCATCAAAGCTGATGCGAATGGACGACCGGAAGGCGACAAAATGGCTTCCTACATCATGGCACTCGTTGCAATGATCCTTGTATCGGGCATGATGCGGCACACATTTGCGCTTTCGGGCATCGAAACGTTCGGCCAAGGTCTGGTTTCTGGCTTTGGCATCGGGCTGTTTTTCATTAGTCCATGA
- a CDS encoding IS630 family transposase → MSKQYKTVSLSDEQRIALEALCRRRKVDALVWKRARAFLLLDAGEDAGTVCRILDIGPTVLTEWRFAFAGAGLSFFGLKDYSQRQGHLSVVQEQAVRAHFTAQPARNADEVCAYVLAECDQNYSTSGAAKLMRRLGFAYKKPQLLPAQADEAKQAAFIAKYEALMNGLAADEMVVFSDAVHPEHQSRPAHGWFPKGQKTALKATSGRKRLNIQGALDLETFQFTFVEGEKINAQTTRQMLEKLERNNQTKTAIHVFVDNARYHHAKILQPWLDSPERRVKLHFLPAYAPHLNPIERLWGVMHKWVTHNRHYATFNQFTEAIFDFFRKTLPEKWPEFRDTVTDNFRVISLKEYKVI, encoded by the coding sequence ATGAGCAAGCAATACAAAACAGTCTCCTTATCCGACGAGCAGCGCATAGCACTTGAAGCGCTTTGCCGCCGCCGCAAAGTTGACGCCCTTGTTTGGAAACGGGCGCGCGCGTTTCTTCTTTTGGACGCAGGAGAAGACGCCGGAACGGTTTGCCGGATTTTGGATATTGGCCCGACAGTTTTGACGGAGTGGCGATTTGCCTTTGCCGGTGCGGGACTATCGTTTTTCGGTCTGAAGGACTACAGCCAGCGTCAGGGTCATTTGTCCGTCGTGCAAGAGCAGGCGGTGAGAGCCCATTTCACCGCGCAGCCTGCCCGCAATGCCGATGAGGTCTGTGCCTATGTTCTAGCCGAGTGCGACCAAAACTACAGCACGTCGGGAGCCGCCAAGCTGATGCGCCGCCTGGGGTTCGCGTATAAGAAACCACAATTGCTGCCTGCACAGGCCGATGAAGCCAAGCAGGCTGCGTTTATTGCCAAATATGAGGCCCTGATGAACGGGTTGGCCGCAGATGAGATGGTTGTCTTTTCGGACGCTGTCCACCCCGAACACCAGAGCCGCCCCGCCCATGGTTGGTTCCCCAAGGGACAAAAGACGGCCCTGAAGGCGACATCAGGGCGCAAGCGGCTCAACATTCAGGGCGCGCTTGACCTTGAGACTTTCCAGTTCACCTTTGTGGAAGGCGAGAAGATCAATGCCCAGACAACCCGACAGATGCTGGAAAAGTTGGAACGCAACAACCAAACCAAGACGGCCATCCACGTCTTTGTCGACAATGCCCGCTATCATCATGCCAAGATACTACAGCCATGGCTGGACAGCCCAGAACGTCGGGTGAAGTTGCATTTCTTGCCAGCATATGCCCCGCACCTCAACCCGATCGAGCGTCTTTGGGGTGTTATGCACAAATGGGTCACCCACAATCGGCACTATGCAACGTTCAACCAATTCACAGAGGCCATTTTCGACTTCTTCCGCAAAACCCTGCCAGAAAAATGGCCAGAGTTCCGCGACACCGTCACCGACAACTTCCGCGTCATATCGCTCAAGGAATACAAAGTGATTTGA
- a CDS encoding COG4223 family protein, producing the protein MAKTTKRKAGESKIDASVTDAVELPESSAEGTTETDPEEVTIDEPVENMTVTDIAEDDHDTPKDERGLDLGVAPDDALDVGGVDDAIPEPAEEPDIEPTEAPDMDGSILPPTQHESRSSGGFIPLLIGGVVAGAIGYGIATFYPPNDGTSGVSVQLAEQADQIAALVMQIANIPAPDLASLDAQILDLSDQTAAQLDELSDRLSTQVTDFDDRLAVVEKAPDADGTLSDTALAAYRRELDQLRAELTAQQENVMSVAARAESDLAAAREEAAQLEQEAIATAQAASMRAALNRVATAVETGAPFVDALSDFGATDLPVALTDAAANGVATTAQLTQDFPIAARFALATARAEGVSDDASGIGGFLRSQFDVRSTAPQEGEGPDAVLSRAEAAIKEGRVVDALAELEALPEVARAEMTDWTARATQRADVLDAIATLSETFN; encoded by the coding sequence GTGGCCAAGACGACCAAGCGCAAAGCGGGAGAATCCAAGATTGACGCGTCGGTCACTGACGCCGTTGAGCTGCCTGAGAGTTCTGCGGAAGGGACGACTGAGACAGATCCTGAAGAAGTCACGATTGACGAACCAGTCGAAAATATGACCGTCACCGATATTGCTGAAGATGACCACGATACACCCAAAGACGAACGTGGCCTTGATTTGGGAGTTGCGCCTGATGATGCTTTGGACGTTGGGGGTGTCGACGACGCCATTCCTGAGCCCGCAGAAGAACCGGACATTGAGCCGACTGAAGCACCGGACATGGACGGGTCAATTCTGCCCCCGACCCAACACGAGAGCAGATCATCCGGCGGCTTTATCCCGCTTTTGATTGGTGGTGTTGTCGCGGGCGCAATCGGCTATGGGATCGCGACGTTCTACCCCCCTAATGATGGAACGAGTGGCGTTAGCGTTCAATTGGCCGAGCAAGCGGATCAGATTGCAGCGCTTGTAATGCAGATCGCGAATATTCCAGCCCCTGATTTAGCAAGCCTCGACGCGCAGATTTTGGATTTGTCCGATCAGACAGCGGCGCAACTTGATGAATTGTCTGACCGGTTGAGCACGCAAGTTACAGATTTTGACGACCGCTTGGCAGTGGTTGAGAAAGCCCCCGATGCTGATGGTACGTTGTCCGACACTGCACTTGCTGCCTATCGGCGTGAACTTGACCAGCTTCGGGCGGAACTGACCGCCCAGCAAGAAAACGTAATGTCTGTGGCCGCGCGGGCCGAGTCAGATCTGGCCGCAGCCCGTGAAGAGGCTGCCCAGCTCGAACAAGAAGCTATCGCAACCGCACAGGCCGCATCCATGCGCGCCGCGTTGAACCGTGTTGCAACGGCTGTTGAAACCGGCGCGCCGTTCGTTGATGCACTGTCTGATTTCGGCGCGACTGATCTGCCAGTTGCCCTGACGGATGCAGCCGCAAACGGTGTCGCGACAACTGCGCAGCTAACACAGGACTTTCCAATTGCTGCACGATTCGCACTTGCAACTGCACGTGCTGAAGGCGTTTCTGATGATGCAAGTGGGATTGGCGGGTTCTTGCGTAGCCAGTTCGATGTGCGATCTACTGCCCCACAAGAGGGCGAAGGCCCTGACGCCGTCTTGTCGCGCGCAGAGGCGGCCATCAAAGAAGGCCGTGTCGTAGATGCCTTAGCAGAACTCGAAGCGCTGCCAGAAGTCGCCCGCGCTGAAATGACTGACTGGACCGCACGTGCCACCCAACGTGCAGATGTTCTCGACGCGATTGCGACCCTTTCCGAAACATTTAATTAA
- a CDS encoding DUF2333 family protein, translating into MTTTEDTTIVPDDGKTAGRRSWLRFRPRSNWRHVKIVIVALLLGVAVNYGVLGPMTHNIDADPEFQATLVPENGSAAVATAAALIDRELNQHGWTPNDQWFAPSGILDNMPNFQIGVVSAVGRFSFEMLDQIGRRSGSSSADPDLERASGFLQYPPDIWIWEPSTSLLPGVPSERQYRQGLAALQSYNARLGRGEAVFERRTDTLAQALARISDDLGSQTSQIDRAQATGWLMFSQTADDVFYRNKGLMYAYGIILASFDKDFSQVIQENNLGPIW; encoded by the coding sequence GTGACTACAACTGAGGATACAACGATTGTTCCAGATGATGGCAAGACTGCAGGGCGTCGTTCATGGTTGCGGTTCAGGCCGCGCTCTAATTGGCGTCATGTGAAAATTGTCATTGTGGCGCTTTTGCTTGGGGTGGCAGTCAATTATGGGGTCCTCGGTCCGATGACCCATAATATTGATGCCGATCCTGAATTTCAGGCCACCTTGGTCCCGGAGAATGGCAGTGCAGCAGTTGCGACCGCCGCCGCCTTGATAGACCGCGAACTGAACCAACACGGCTGGACCCCCAATGATCAGTGGTTCGCGCCGTCTGGAATTCTTGACAATATGCCAAATTTTCAGATTGGTGTCGTTAGTGCTGTAGGCCGCTTCAGTTTTGAGATGTTGGACCAGATCGGGCGCAGAAGCGGCTCGTCCAGCGCCGATCCAGACCTCGAGCGCGCCTCGGGCTTCTTGCAGTACCCACCTGATATTTGGATTTGGGAGCCATCAACCTCTCTGCTTCCTGGCGTTCCGTCTGAACGTCAATACCGCCAAGGGCTCGCCGCACTTCAAAGCTACAATGCCCGCCTTGGACGCGGTGAGGCGGTGTTTGAGCGACGCACCGATACGCTGGCCCAAGCGTTGGCGCGTATTTCTGACGATCTCGGATCACAAACATCGCAAATCGATCGGGCGCAAGCCACCGGATGGTTGATGTTCAGCCAAACCGCTGACGATGTATTTTATCGGAACAAAGGCTTGATGTATGCCTATGGCATCATTCTTGCGTCATTTGATAAGGACTTTTCCCAGGTCATTCAGGAAAATAACCTTGGGCCGATCTGGTAG
- a CDS encoding uroporphyrinogen-III synthase codes for MPRFDNPIVIVTRPKADAQRFIDVLRTISGPFSVIISPAFENETLSAEIPDFDTAIFTSRAGVAQAPRGDGRSAFCVGDATATAAKGAGYAAMSADGSADDLVTLILRQRRDVALLHIRGEISRGGIAKRLNDAGLKCHEVVAYRKAAKGPSQPIRDALSVSQNIIFPLFSAETVSILETWPLNFEGCTVVAISDVVADASATLLPLNVVVSPAPNVHAMAQATARLIA; via the coding sequence ATGCCGCGCTTCGACAATCCAATCGTTATAGTGACCAGACCAAAGGCCGACGCGCAGCGATTCATTGACGTTCTTCGCACGATATCGGGCCCGTTCAGCGTGATTATCAGCCCCGCTTTTGAAAATGAGACACTTTCTGCTGAAATACCGGACTTCGACACCGCAATTTTCACCTCCCGAGCGGGCGTCGCGCAAGCGCCACGCGGCGATGGGCGGTCGGCATTTTGTGTCGGTGATGCAACGGCAACTGCTGCAAAGGGTGCGGGTTACGCTGCCATGAGCGCAGATGGGTCTGCTGATGATTTGGTGACGCTGATTCTAAGGCAGCGACGCGATGTCGCGTTACTTCATATACGGGGCGAAATCTCGCGTGGTGGCATTGCCAAAAGACTGAACGATGCGGGTTTGAAGTGCCATGAAGTGGTCGCGTATCGCAAAGCGGCGAAAGGCCCATCTCAACCAATTCGCGATGCGCTCTCGGTTAGCCAGAATATCATTTTTCCATTGTTTTCCGCAGAAACAGTATCGATTCTAGAAACATGGCCGCTAAATTTTGAAGGCTGCACTGTCGTCGCTATAAGTGACGTGGTGGCCGATGCATCTGCAACTCTGTTGCCGCTAAATGTTGTGGTGTCGCCCGCTCCTAACGTTCACGCAATGGCGCAAGCGACGGCGCGTTTGATTGCTTGA
- a CDS encoding YciI family protein produces the protein MRVALITRDNPDSLQIRLDNRDAHLAYIAETGVVEMAGPFLDLNGQMCGSMIIMNVDSIAAAQTWAANDPYEKAGLFKHVSIQEWKKVIG, from the coding sequence ATGCGCGTTGCTCTCATCACTCGGGATAATCCTGACTCCTTACAAATCCGTCTTGATAATCGCGATGCTCACTTGGCCTATATTGCTGAGACAGGTGTTGTCGAAATGGCCGGGCCGTTTCTGGACCTGAACGGCCAAATGTGTGGATCAATGATCATCATGAATGTCGATTCTATCGCGGCGGCGCAGACTTGGGCCGCCAATGATCCATATGAGAAGGCCGGACTGTTCAAGCATGTCAGCATCCAAGAGTGGAAGAAGGTCATTGGCTGA
- the tsaD gene encoding tRNA (adenosine(37)-N6)-threonylcarbamoyltransferase complex transferase subunit TsaD: MSAPLTILGIESSCDDTAAAVVRGVAGTATILSNVIFGQTEAHADFGGVVPEIAARAHAEKIDHAIEDALAVANVSLSQIDAIAVTAGPGLIGGVLSGVMCAKGLSAATGLPLIGVNHLAGHALTPQLTDGIAFPYLMLLVSGGHCQFLLVQDHDKYTRLGGTIDDAPGEAFDKTARILGLPQPGGPAVEHAAKNGEPHAFALPRPLLGRDDCNMSFSGLKTAVLRARDDVITKNGGLPLAARADLCASFQAAVTDVLVGKSRKALMAARAISPDVNTIAVAGGVAANGAIRHALKELCAETETVFVAPPLALCTDNAAMIAYAGLLRLTAGMTDDLTLSARPRWPLDQTSPTLLGSGKKGPKA, translated from the coding sequence ATGTCGGCACCCCTCACCATTCTTGGTATCGAAAGCAGCTGCGATGATACAGCAGCCGCTGTCGTGCGCGGTGTCGCAGGCACTGCCACGATCCTTTCCAATGTTATTTTTGGTCAAACCGAAGCACATGCTGATTTTGGCGGCGTTGTGCCCGAAATCGCTGCACGGGCCCATGCGGAAAAAATTGATCATGCGATCGAAGACGCCTTGGCGGTAGCGAACGTCAGCCTTTCGCAGATTGACGCCATCGCGGTCACCGCTGGGCCCGGCTTGATTGGCGGTGTGCTGTCAGGTGTGATGTGCGCCAAAGGGCTGAGCGCTGCGACCGGTCTGCCGCTAATTGGAGTGAATCATCTGGCCGGTCACGCGTTGACGCCGCAACTGACTGACGGCATCGCGTTTCCCTATCTGATGTTGCTGGTTTCTGGCGGACATTGCCAATTTTTGTTGGTGCAAGACCACGACAAATATACCCGACTTGGCGGAACAATCGACGACGCGCCCGGCGAAGCGTTCGACAAAACTGCACGTATTCTCGGCCTTCCGCAACCGGGTGGACCCGCTGTTGAACACGCCGCGAAAAATGGTGAGCCGCACGCATTCGCCTTGCCGCGCCCGCTTCTGGGCCGTGACGATTGCAACATGTCGTTCTCCGGCTTGAAGACAGCCGTTCTGCGTGCGCGCGATGATGTGATTACAAAGAACGGTGGCCTCCCCTTGGCAGCTCGCGCTGACCTCTGCGCCAGTTTTCAAGCGGCTGTCACCGACGTCTTGGTAGGTAAATCACGCAAGGCTTTGATGGCAGCGCGCGCCATTTCACCCGATGTTAATACGATTGCGGTTGCCGGTGGTGTCGCGGCGAATGGTGCAATTCGCCACGCTCTGAAAGAGCTTTGCGCCGAAACAGAGACTGTTTTTGTCGCGCCACCTCTCGCTCTTTGCACTGATAATGCAGCAATGATTGCTTATGCGGGATTGCTGCGCTTAACTGCTGGCATGACCGATGATTTGACCCTTTCTGCCCGACCGCGATGGCCACTGGATCAAACCAGTCCAACTTTATTGGGCAGCGGCAAGAAGGGCCCTAAGGCATGA
- a CDS encoding EVE domain-containing protein yields MQYWLFKSEPSTWGWGDQVARGDAGEEWDGVRNYQARNFMRNMARGDLGFFYHSQKEKAVVGIVEVCAPAHPDSTTDDDRWACVDIKAVRPFAKPVKLEQIKTHERLGEMVLVKNSRLSVQPVSKDEWLAICALGGTKP; encoded by the coding sequence ATGCAGTACTGGCTGTTCAAGTCCGAACCGTCCACGTGGGGCTGGGGTGACCAAGTTGCCAGAGGGGACGCGGGCGAAGAATGGGACGGCGTGCGAAATTACCAAGCTCGCAATTTTATGCGTAACATGGCGCGCGGTGATCTCGGCTTCTTCTATCATTCCCAAAAAGAGAAGGCCGTTGTTGGCATCGTTGAAGTCTGCGCACCAGCGCATCCCGACAGCACCACCGATGATGATCGATGGGCGTGTGTGGACATCAAGGCAGTACGCCCATTTGCAAAACCCGTAAAGCTGGAGCAGATCAAGACGCACGAACGGCTGGGCGAAATGGTCCTTGTCAAGAATTCACGGCTGTCCGTTCAACCTGTTTCAAAAGATGAATGGCTGGCCATCTGTGCGCTTGGCGGAACGAAGCCCTAG
- a CDS encoding DUF2853 family protein: protein MSKRDDLIAKYADDLKNKCGMTPDMDLLTKVTIGCGPSIYNDDASTVAGSQASELETVKNNFLMKKLGLADGPQLMDGINSVIETYGKSERSKYRAVVYYMLTKHFGKESTYG, encoded by the coding sequence ATGAGCAAGCGTGATGATCTGATCGCAAAGTACGCAGACGACCTTAAGAACAAGTGCGGCATGACGCCAGACATGGACCTTTTGACAAAGGTCACAATTGGTTGCGGCCCGTCAATCTACAACGACGATGCGTCAACTGTTGCAGGTTCGCAAGCGTCCGAGTTGGAGACAGTGAAAAACAACTTCCTGATGAAAAAACTTGGCCTCGCGGATGGTCCACAATTGATGGACGGGATCAATTCCGTGATCGAGACTTACGGAAAATCCGAGCGCAGCAAGTACCGCGCAGTTGTCTATTACATGCTGACCAAACACTTTGGCAAAGAATCTACTTACGGTTAA